The Halostagnicola larsenii XH-48 region ATCCACCATGAGTGAGTTCTGTGATTCCTGATTGCTCATGCAGGTCGATTTCGCCTCCGTTACTATAATATTACGTGTGATCAGTCACTCGTGATGTTTGTCATCATATATCAACATGGCCAATCATGAATTCGATCGGAGCGCCTTTCATCGTTCGGTTCCCGCAACTCGAGCATGGAAACGACTCGTCACTTTACCGTGACGCTCTACGTGGTTAACGACGGGGCGACGGCGCTTCACACGCACGAACGGCTCGGGAAACGGATTCCTCCCGGCGGGCACGTCGACCGCGACGAACTGCCACACGAGGCGGCGATCCGGGAGTGTCGCGAGGAAACCGGTCTCGAGCCGTCGATCCGTCGGATGCAAGAGCCACTCGAGGGCGGTGCCGGCCGGAGCCTCCCGCAGCCCCGTCGGCAGATGCTCTACGACGTCAACGTCCACGACGGCGTCGTCGGCCACCAGCACATCGATCACGTCTACTTCGGCTCCGTCTCGAGTCGGGAGATCGAACCGGAACCGGGCGAAGCCGGCGCTGACGCGTGGGCGTGGTACACTCCCGACGAACTCAGGGCGAGCGACCTCGAGGCGGACGTGATCGAACTCGGCTGTGCGGCGATCGACGCGGTCGGCCAGCGCTGAGGACGGATCGGCGGGGCCGCTGAGAGCGGCCCGATCCCTCGAGGCGAACTATTCGAGCAAGCTCTCGCCGGTCATCTCCGGGGGCTGGTCGAGGCCGATCAACTCGATCATCGTCGGGGAGATGTCCGCGAGGGTCCCTCCATCGCGAACCTGTCGGTCGTCGTTGGTGCCGTCGGAGGCAACGTACACGAACGGCACGAGGTTGTACGTGTGTGCGGTGTGCGGTCGTTCCTCGGTCCCCATATCATCGGCGTTGCCGTGATCGGCGGTAATCAGGACGTGCGCGCCGTGGTCCTCGAGGGTTTCGACGAGCCGTCCGAGTTCGGTATCGACGGCCTCGACCGCTTCGACGGCGGCGCGGTAGTCGCCGGTGTGGCCAACCATGTCCGGATTGGCGTAGTTGAGAACGAGCACGTCCGGATCCTCGC contains the following coding sequences:
- a CDS encoding NUDIX hydrolase; its protein translation is METTRHFTVTLYVVNDGATALHTHERLGKRIPPGGHVDRDELPHEAAIRECREETGLEPSIRRMQEPLEGGAGRSLPQPRRQMLYDVNVHDGVVGHQHIDHVYFGSVSSREIEPEPGEAGADAWAWYTPDELRASDLEADVIELGCAAIDAVGQR